The proteins below are encoded in one region of Planctopirus limnophila DSM 3776:
- a CDS encoding ThuA domain-containing protein, with product MRVICKSFLVLALGWLSLFAGQEGSLQAADAPAKKYKALMLTQSAGFTHGSVRRPKAEGDAPQKLSASEIAMTQLGQQTGLFDVTCTQDAASDFTKENLSKYDMVIFYTTGNLPIADADKEYFLNDWLKQEGHAFIGFHSATDTFNNYKPYFDFVGGTFDGHPWGAGETVTIKIHDPEFPAMKPLGSELVVKDEIYQYKNYRPENVRVLMSLDMSKCKTKRPYMVPVSWVKEHGKGRLFYTNLGHNEGTWTNPTFLEHAHQGIRWALRLEEGNATPNPELQAKLQEEAKAAAEPAK from the coding sequence ATGCGAGTGATCTGCAAGAGTTTTCTGGTGCTGGCGTTGGGTTGGTTGAGCCTGTTCGCGGGACAGGAAGGATCTTTACAGGCAGCTGATGCACCTGCCAAGAAGTACAAAGCCCTCATGCTGACTCAAAGTGCAGGATTTACGCATGGCTCGGTACGTCGCCCGAAAGCTGAAGGCGATGCACCGCAGAAGCTGAGTGCGTCAGAAATCGCGATGACACAACTCGGCCAGCAGACCGGTCTGTTTGATGTGACCTGTACGCAGGATGCCGCCAGCGATTTCACGAAAGAGAACCTGTCCAAGTACGACATGGTGATTTTCTACACGACTGGCAATCTGCCCATTGCCGATGCCGATAAAGAATACTTTCTCAATGACTGGCTAAAGCAGGAAGGTCATGCCTTCATCGGGTTCCATTCCGCGACAGATACGTTCAACAACTACAAACCCTATTTTGATTTTGTAGGTGGTACGTTTGATGGACATCCCTGGGGAGCAGGCGAGACAGTCACCATCAAGATTCACGATCCTGAGTTTCCCGCGATGAAGCCACTGGGGAGCGAACTGGTCGTCAAGGACGAAATCTATCAGTACAAAAATTATCGGCCTGAAAACGTCCGAGTATTGATGAGCCTCGATATGTCCAAGTGCAAAACCAAGCGTCCTTACATGGTGCCGGTCTCGTGGGTAAAAGAACATGGCAAGGGGCGATTGTTCTACACCAATCTGGGCCATAATGAAGGCACCTGGACCAACCCCACTTTCCTGGAGCATGCTCATCAGGGAATTCGTTGGGCCTTGCGGCTCGAAGAAGGAAATGCCACGCCGAATCCTGAGCTTCAGGCCAAACTTCAGGAAGAGGCCAAGGCAGCCGCAGAGCCTGCCAAGTGA
- a CDS encoding class I SAM-dependent methyltransferase, giving the protein MPPPAEAPADAPPLLQEIRHPAERLPQTPPGLFEIPAGWALATYDVGGLRPVQLYQPADPDAFLESDTVLARHEADGYMPYWAYLWPAAVVMARALQFAPWPTGTRLLELGAGVGLVGVSAAVRGDHVTITDYDHEAILVARENARLNLVEAQARQLDWRDPPAESFPVIIASEVLYEERNHAPILNLIDKTLACDGLCWIGDAGRTRAEWFAEKLKFTPFEYQLYDENYQPLAKPRFGRFQLFELRRK; this is encoded by the coding sequence TTGCCCCCACCGGCAGAAGCCCCCGCTGATGCACCGCCCTTACTTCAGGAAATCCGACATCCAGCCGAGCGATTGCCTCAGACACCACCGGGATTGTTCGAGATTCCCGCCGGCTGGGCACTGGCCACTTATGATGTCGGCGGGCTCAGGCCTGTTCAGCTTTACCAACCGGCTGATCCGGATGCATTTCTGGAATCTGATACTGTACTCGCTCGGCATGAAGCGGATGGTTACATGCCCTACTGGGCATATCTGTGGCCAGCGGCTGTCGTCATGGCGCGCGCTTTGCAGTTCGCTCCTTGGCCGACAGGAACACGTCTTCTTGAACTGGGTGCTGGTGTAGGGCTTGTGGGGGTTTCTGCCGCTGTGCGCGGTGATCATGTGACGATCACTGATTATGACCATGAAGCGATTCTCGTGGCCCGGGAAAACGCCCGACTCAATCTGGTCGAGGCACAGGCCCGGCAGCTCGATTGGAGAGACCCACCCGCCGAATCATTTCCAGTGATCATTGCCAGTGAAGTGCTTTATGAAGAACGCAATCACGCCCCGATTCTGAATCTGATCGACAAAACGCTCGCATGTGACGGGCTCTGCTGGATTGGTGATGCCGGTCGTACGCGGGCTGAATGGTTTGCCGAGAAACTCAAATTCACACCCTTTGAATACCAGCTCTACGACGAAAACTATCAGCCTCTGGCCAAACCTCGATTCGGCCGCTTTCAGCTTTTTGAACTTCGCCGCAAATAG
- the hrpA gene encoding ATP-dependent RNA helicase HrpA — protein sequence MDALSPAPTAPDFAALRKRLPEAMAADRSGLSKLLETTARMAQRGQPFDRNLHRFTDWLEKSITARNDRLARRPAIHYDNELPIMQRREEFLKLLSQHSVIIVCGETGSGKSTQLPKFCLEAQRGIDGLIGHTQPRRIAARSVAMRLSEELRAPLGQAVGYKVRFQEAVGAESYIKLMTDGILLAEIQSDPHLRRYDTIIIDEAHERSLNIDFLLGYLKRLLTQRKDLKVIITSATIDAERFSQHFEVDGKPAPIIEASGRSYPVEILYRPILSKGDAAEDNDIDMQQAIVEAVQEATSQGFGDILVFLPTEREIHETAKILRGGERAASHREILPLYARLSAAEQQRVFQVSQSQRRIILATNVAESSLTVPGIRYVIDTGTVRLSRYSPRSKIQRLPIEPVSQASANQRAGRCGRVGPGICYRLYDEADFAARDPFTVPEILRTNLAQVILKTESLGLGSLSSFPFLDPPRTESIRDGYRTLFELGAVDLDNRLTELGKKLSRIPTDPRIARVLFAADEQLCLAEMLIIASALETQDVRERPVGKQDAADEAHAKFLDETSDFVTYLKIWDFYHELKAKLSHSQLKKACSQNYLSLTRLREWSDLHRELSELVRAAGLKIRPRLQDTSAIHRAILAGFPTNIAMKTDSGEYQMGGGALGVIWPGSGMAKQKPRWIVAAEFVETTRRFLRIAGKIESEWVEPYVEHLVNRTYHDPHWDARSRSVVAYEKVSLQGLPIVNRRKTQFGRVNAAQAQEIFIRQALVEGDYPNPPAFLAHNLALRQELEDLQARLRKTSLIADPETQAKFYAQRLPPDIYDGPRLDKWLRIATKDSPDLLKMTREDLLAQEADEDWRERFPDQIRVGSLQAEVEYHLEPGTAQDGITIKVPQAAFRQLEWQRLGWLVPGLLEEKIVALLRGLPKEYRVTLSPIPESVKQILPLLKMGQGSLVDQLAEIVRSRFGARVLPAMFDESKLPNHLRMNIRLIDNSGEEVLSSREQTQLEAHAGQLIPSELISKSMERTGLKTWDFATVHEKVIVRQNGLEIDGFPAIVDEGKTVGLKLFDTAIRALHEHKRGVRRLAVLKLQKELSMQVTHLPEIKRWELAAKALPQPFPLKEHLIDLLAMRAVCEGKVLPRSPEQFQLAIDAGFDELGNAVTEVMRLMSSIFQQTAEIRVRLDRIPPVHDLTKRDLQRQYQWLLTPGFLSQTPWFWLAQFPRYLKAILLRMDRLTGNAAKDRDRIMNLEPWIVRYAQRWNEHKRRKYVDVELETFRWMIEEYRIHLFVQEMATAVPVSDKRLEKQWLATTP from the coding sequence ATGGATGCGCTCTCACCGGCCCCTACGGCCCCAGACTTTGCTGCGTTGAGAAAGCGACTGCCCGAAGCAATGGCCGCTGATCGATCAGGGCTTTCAAAGCTGCTCGAAACAACAGCCCGCATGGCCCAGCGCGGCCAGCCGTTTGATCGCAACCTGCATCGATTCACGGATTGGCTGGAAAAATCGATCACAGCCCGCAATGACCGCTTGGCGCGCAGGCCAGCCATTCATTACGACAACGAGCTGCCTATCATGCAGCGGCGGGAAGAGTTTCTGAAACTCTTATCCCAGCATTCAGTGATCATCGTTTGCGGAGAAACAGGCTCAGGAAAATCGACGCAACTGCCCAAATTCTGCCTTGAGGCCCAGCGCGGAATCGATGGACTGATCGGACATACTCAGCCACGGCGAATTGCCGCTCGATCAGTCGCCATGCGGCTTTCCGAAGAACTTCGTGCACCTTTAGGGCAGGCTGTTGGCTACAAAGTTCGCTTTCAGGAGGCCGTGGGAGCTGAGTCATACATCAAGCTGATGACTGACGGAATTCTCCTTGCAGAAATTCAATCGGACCCGCACTTGCGTCGTTACGACACGATCATCATCGATGAGGCGCACGAGCGGTCGCTCAACATCGATTTTCTGCTCGGGTATCTCAAGCGATTGCTGACACAGCGCAAAGATCTCAAGGTGATCATTACTTCGGCAACGATCGATGCCGAGCGGTTCAGCCAGCATTTTGAAGTGGATGGCAAACCCGCTCCGATCATAGAAGCCTCCGGAAGAAGTTATCCCGTCGAGATTCTTTACCGGCCCATTTTGAGTAAGGGGGATGCGGCGGAAGACAATGATATCGACATGCAACAGGCGATTGTCGAAGCCGTTCAGGAAGCGACTTCGCAGGGGTTTGGAGACATTCTGGTTTTCTTGCCCACCGAACGGGAAATCCACGAGACAGCGAAGATTTTGCGTGGAGGCGAGCGAGCGGCTTCTCATCGTGAGATTCTGCCGCTGTATGCGAGACTTTCTGCAGCCGAGCAACAGCGAGTGTTCCAAGTTTCTCAGAGCCAGCGCAGAATCATTCTTGCAACCAACGTGGCCGAGTCGTCATTGACTGTACCCGGCATTCGCTATGTGATCGACACAGGGACCGTGAGGCTCAGCAGGTATTCTCCACGTTCGAAGATCCAGCGATTGCCCATTGAACCGGTCTCCCAGGCCTCAGCGAATCAGCGGGCAGGACGCTGCGGGCGTGTCGGCCCCGGAATCTGCTATCGACTGTATGATGAAGCGGATTTTGCAGCGCGTGATCCGTTCACAGTTCCAGAGATTTTGCGAACGAACCTTGCTCAGGTGATTCTTAAAACAGAATCGCTCGGGCTCGGAAGCCTGTCGAGTTTTCCGTTTCTGGATCCACCTCGAACTGAATCAATTCGAGATGGTTATCGCACCTTGTTCGAGCTGGGTGCCGTCGATCTGGACAATCGTCTGACGGAACTCGGGAAGAAACTGTCGCGGATACCGACCGATCCTCGCATTGCCCGTGTCCTGTTCGCTGCCGACGAACAGCTTTGCCTCGCCGAAATGCTGATCATTGCCTCTGCCCTGGAAACACAGGATGTGCGCGAGCGACCGGTTGGGAAACAGGATGCAGCCGATGAAGCCCATGCAAAGTTTCTGGACGAAACCTCGGACTTTGTGACATATCTCAAGATCTGGGATTTTTATCACGAATTGAAAGCCAAGCTGTCACATAGCCAGCTTAAAAAGGCGTGCTCCCAGAATTATCTCTCATTAACCAGATTGAGAGAGTGGAGCGATCTGCATCGAGAGTTGTCTGAACTCGTTCGTGCCGCAGGGTTAAAGATTCGCCCCCGTTTGCAGGATACCTCTGCCATCCATCGGGCGATTCTGGCTGGATTCCCAACCAACATCGCCATGAAAACTGATAGCGGTGAGTATCAGATGGGTGGTGGAGCACTGGGTGTCATCTGGCCTGGTTCCGGGATGGCGAAACAGAAGCCTCGCTGGATTGTGGCTGCCGAGTTTGTGGAAACGACTCGCCGCTTTTTGCGAATTGCAGGAAAGATTGAATCCGAGTGGGTCGAGCCCTATGTCGAACATCTGGTCAATCGAACCTATCATGATCCCCACTGGGATGCCCGTAGCCGGAGTGTGGTCGCTTATGAAAAGGTGAGTCTGCAAGGACTGCCAATCGTTAATCGGCGGAAGACTCAATTCGGACGAGTGAATGCGGCCCAGGCGCAGGAGATTTTTATCCGTCAAGCTCTCGTGGAAGGTGATTATCCGAATCCTCCCGCATTCCTGGCTCACAATCTGGCATTAAGGCAGGAACTGGAAGATCTGCAGGCGCGGCTGAGAAAAACCTCGCTGATTGCTGATCCAGAAACCCAGGCGAAGTTCTATGCTCAAAGATTGCCTCCTGATATCTACGACGGCCCGCGACTGGATAAATGGCTGAGAATTGCAACTAAAGATTCGCCCGATCTCCTCAAAATGACGCGGGAAGACCTGCTGGCCCAGGAGGCTGATGAAGATTGGCGAGAACGATTTCCTGACCAGATTCGTGTGGGGAGTCTGCAGGCCGAAGTCGAATATCATCTGGAACCAGGGACGGCTCAAGATGGGATTACGATCAAGGTTCCACAAGCGGCGTTTCGTCAGCTGGAGTGGCAGCGATTGGGTTGGCTCGTTCCAGGCCTTCTTGAGGAAAAAATTGTCGCGTTGCTTCGAGGATTACCCAAAGAGTATCGAGTGACACTTTCCCCGATCCCGGAGTCTGTCAAACAGATTCTCCCTTTGCTGAAGATGGGACAAGGTTCGCTCGTCGATCAACTGGCAGAGATCGTCCGGAGTCGCTTCGGGGCCAGAGTCCTTCCAGCGATGTTTGATGAATCGAAGCTCCCGAATCATTTGCGAATGAACATCCGCCTGATTGATAACTCAGGTGAGGAAGTTCTTTCCAGTCGAGAGCAAACTCAACTGGAAGCTCATGCCGGGCAGCTCATTCCCAGTGAACTGATTTCCAAATCGATGGAGCGAACGGGCCTGAAGACCTGGGACTTTGCGACGGTCCACGAAAAGGTGATCGTACGGCAGAACGGGCTCGAAATTGATGGTTTTCCTGCCATTGTCGATGAGGGGAAGACAGTGGGTCTGAAGCTTTTTGATACCGCCATTCGCGCACTCCACGAGCATAAGCGAGGCGTGCGGCGACTGGCTGTTCTAAAGCTTCAGAAAGAACTCTCGATGCAGGTGACCCACCTGCCAGAGATCAAACGCTGGGAACTGGCTGCCAAAGCGCTTCCACAACCCTTCCCACTTAAAGAGCATTTGATCGATCTGCTGGCGATGAGGGCCGTCTGTGAGGGAAAAGTCTTGCCGCGCTCTCCCGAACAATTCCAGTTAGCGATTGATGCCGGGTTTGATGAACTGGGAAATGCTGTCACTGAAGTGATGCGATTGATGAGTAGCATTTTTCAACAGACGGCAGAAATTCGAGTGCGGCTGGATCGAATTCCGCCGGTGCATGATCTGACCAAGCGCGATCTGCAGAGGCAGTATCAATGGCTGTTAACGCCTGGTTTTCTGTCGCAGACACCGTGGTTCTGGCTGGCCCAGTTCCCCAGATATCTGAAAGCAATCCTGCTGCGAATGGATCGACTCACGGGCAACGCGGCCAAAGATCGTGATCGAATCATGAATCTGGAGCCCTGGATTGTGCGTTATGCCCAAAGATGGAATGAACACAAGCGGCGAAAATATGTCGATGTTGAGTTAGAAACCTTCCGCTGGATGATTGAAGAATATCGGATTCATCTGTTTGTTCAGGAAATGGCGACCGCTGTGCCCGTTTCGGATAAACGGCTGGAGAAACAGTGGCTGGCGACCACCCCTTAG
- a CDS encoding rhomboid family intramembrane serine protease, whose amino-acid sequence MREIGVLDDVQQADLLADFLLSKGIKCHIDNDKSQFVLWALDDDLVAKAKEHLLAFKANPLDPVYADGAKAARQIRKEELARRKQYRKNVKDIRSSWSLAPTTGPTFVSALLLSICLIVGYLTWLGQAGNTITPWLLFSTDMNWSELKEGELWRLITPIFLHFGLMHILFNAMWLVSLGPLIERRNGSFWLLGFVLITGIASNFAQAYFVSPAFGGFSGVNYGLIGYAWIMGRRAPGSGIRLSPQSAGLAIAWGLLGIAGEFVHHESWMANWAHGVGFAVGCFWAWAETEKSR is encoded by the coding sequence GTGAGAGAGATTGGTGTTCTCGATGACGTTCAGCAGGCCGATCTACTGGCAGATTTTCTGCTGTCAAAAGGCATCAAATGTCATATCGATAACGACAAATCTCAGTTCGTGCTGTGGGCGCTGGATGATGATCTCGTGGCAAAAGCCAAAGAACATCTGCTGGCCTTCAAAGCCAACCCTCTCGATCCGGTTTATGCCGATGGGGCCAAAGCGGCCCGGCAGATTCGCAAAGAGGAACTCGCCAGGCGAAAGCAATATCGCAAGAACGTCAAAGACATCCGCTCATCATGGAGTCTTGCTCCCACGACTGGCCCGACATTTGTCTCTGCACTCTTGCTCTCGATCTGCCTGATAGTGGGATATCTGACATGGTTAGGTCAGGCCGGAAACACGATTACGCCCTGGTTGCTCTTCTCGACTGACATGAACTGGAGCGAATTGAAAGAGGGTGAACTCTGGCGGCTGATTACTCCCATTTTCCTGCATTTTGGATTGATGCATATTCTCTTTAACGCCATGTGGCTGGTCAGTTTGGGCCCCCTGATCGAACGACGCAATGGATCATTTTGGCTGTTGGGGTTTGTGTTGATCACGGGCATTGCTTCGAACTTTGCTCAGGCTTATTTCGTCAGCCCGGCATTTGGCGGCTTCAGCGGAGTGAATTATGGACTGATTGGCTATGCCTGGATCATGGGACGGAGAGCACCCGGTTCTGGCATCAGGCTCTCCCCGCAATCGGCAGGGTTAGCCATTGCCTGGGGACTATTAGGGATTGCCGGTGAGTTTGTTCATCATGAATCGTGGATGGCCAACTGGGCACATGGTGTAGGCTTTGCAGTCGGTTGTTTCTGGGCATGGGCTGAAACTGAAAAGAGCAGGTAA
- a CDS encoding uracil-DNA glycosylase translates to MVEPLEHLNQHIVSCERCPRLRAWCQDVAREKKREFMADNYWGRPVPNLLPIPTQTHVGKLLIIGLAPAAHGANRTGRMFTGDRSGEWLYRALHKAGFANQPASRHLDDGLTLSRCAITAVCHCAPPDNKPGKLEIVNCQEYLTQTIEFFKPQVFLALGQIAWKSLMDHAKAHELLSSQPVKFAHGASITFNDGRSGLASYHPSQQNTFTGRLTEPMFDSIFAEAHRLLEITDRPS, encoded by the coding sequence ATGGTTGAGCCTCTGGAACATTTGAATCAACACATTGTCAGCTGTGAGCGCTGCCCGCGATTACGCGCATGGTGCCAGGATGTGGCCCGCGAAAAGAAACGCGAGTTTATGGCCGACAACTATTGGGGGCGGCCAGTACCCAATCTGTTACCCATACCAACACAAACTCATGTTGGCAAACTGCTGATTATCGGGCTGGCACCGGCTGCCCATGGTGCCAATCGCACCGGGAGAATGTTTACGGGAGACCGCAGTGGCGAGTGGCTGTATCGCGCTCTGCATAAAGCAGGCTTTGCGAATCAGCCCGCCAGCCGACATCTCGATGATGGTTTAACTCTCTCCCGCTGTGCAATAACAGCCGTCTGTCATTGTGCACCACCTGATAACAAGCCCGGCAAATTGGAGATTGTGAACTGCCAGGAGTATCTCACCCAGACGATCGAGTTCTTCAAGCCGCAGGTTTTTCTGGCACTGGGGCAGATTGCCTGGAAAAGTTTAATGGACCACGCCAAAGCTCATGAGCTACTTTCCAGCCAGCCAGTCAAATTCGCTCATGGCGCCTCAATCACTTTCAATGACGGGCGAAGTGGCCTGGCCAGTTATCATCCCAGTCAGCAGAACACCTTCACAGGCAGGCTCACCGAACCGATGTTCGACAGCATTTTTGCGGAGGCCCATCGTCTGCTGGAGATCACTGACCGCCCGAGTTGA
- a CDS encoding HAD family hydrolase has protein sequence MESCGVESVLEVVSSRSVDVPVRLVVFDFDGTLSLVRAGWLPIMLEMMLKHLAPTFTPQEQREHLIPQLRTEILSLNGQPTILQMERLANSILTRGGTPEHPRYYFDEFARDLRQTIDNRLEKLSRGEKTIADLALPGAHQFLEALANRNVTLVLASGTYRPDVVHELGQLGLSHFFEDQVYAPDDGPVVFSKQAVMAEWLAKTNCSPQEMVAFGDGVTEIRACRQLGGYPIGIVGEELNPWVIDHEKSAQLKPAGVQLLTPNYLSQTELLKTLGLL, from the coding sequence ATGGAATCTTGTGGAGTGGAATCTGTGCTGGAAGTCGTTTCGTCACGATCGGTCGATGTCCCGGTGCGACTGGTTGTCTTTGACTTCGATGGGACATTAAGCCTCGTCCGGGCTGGCTGGCTACCGATCATGCTCGAAATGATGCTCAAGCATCTTGCACCCACATTTACTCCGCAGGAGCAGCGGGAACATCTGATTCCCCAATTGCGCACAGAGATTCTTTCGCTCAATGGGCAGCCCACGATCCTGCAGATGGAACGGCTGGCCAACTCAATTCTCACCCGTGGTGGAACGCCAGAACATCCCAGATATTACTTCGACGAGTTCGCTCGCGATTTGAGACAAACGATTGATAATCGTCTCGAAAAGCTGAGTCGTGGTGAGAAGACCATTGCTGATCTCGCCTTGCCGGGGGCTCATCAGTTTCTGGAAGCCCTCGCCAATCGAAATGTGACTCTTGTGCTGGCAAGTGGCACTTATCGACCGGATGTCGTTCATGAACTGGGACAACTGGGGCTGAGTCATTTTTTCGAAGATCAAGTTTACGCACCAGATGACGGGCCTGTCGTCTTCAGCAAACAGGCCGTCATGGCCGAATGGTTGGCAAAGACCAACTGTTCACCGCAGGAAATGGTCGCCTTTGGAGACGGAGTGACAGAAATTCGTGCGTGCCGTCAGTTGGGGGGGTATCCCATTGGCATCGTGGGTGAAGAACTCAATCCGTGGGTAATTGACCACGAAAAATCAGCACAGTTAAAGCCTGCCGGAGTTCAACTCCTGACACCAAACTACCTTTCGCAAACAGAACTGCTCAAAACATTAGGTTTACTATAG
- a CDS encoding ROK family protein: MYQMGIEIGGTKLQLAVGQAGETSFIEVVRHEIDRSLGAPSILGLLENEVPRLCQKYQISGVGVGFGGPVWSDQGIVQTSHQVRGWDHFPLGNWLHERSGCPVILANDCDTAGLAEARFGAGVGKSSMFFITVGTGIGGGLILNGRIHGTSRPAAAEIGHLRPGLDACSPSQTIEALAAGPAISEFTARQLRVLTETETLSSDAREILDSCEGDLDRLTTRLLGIHAGNGNSIALRAFAEAAHALGWGIAQMITLIAPERVVIGGGVSLTKPHVFLEPLAKFTETYVFGQLKDSYDIVPAALGETVVLHGALALAQNA; encoded by the coding sequence ATGTACCAGATGGGAATTGAAATCGGAGGAACCAAACTTCAATTGGCTGTCGGTCAAGCTGGCGAAACCAGTTTCATAGAAGTCGTACGGCATGAGATCGACCGGTCTCTGGGAGCCCCCAGCATTTTGGGTCTCTTGGAAAATGAAGTTCCCAGGCTGTGCCAGAAGTATCAGATCAGTGGTGTGGGCGTGGGTTTTGGCGGCCCCGTCTGGTCTGATCAAGGGATAGTGCAGACCTCACATCAGGTTCGTGGCTGGGATCACTTTCCATTGGGAAACTGGCTTCATGAACGGTCAGGTTGCCCCGTTATCCTGGCCAATGACTGTGACACGGCTGGTCTGGCTGAAGCTCGATTTGGAGCCGGGGTGGGCAAATCGTCGATGTTCTTTATTACTGTAGGGACAGGAATTGGTGGCGGGCTGATTCTCAATGGCCGTATTCATGGCACTTCGCGACCGGCTGCTGCAGAGATCGGGCATTTGCGACCCGGTCTCGATGCCTGCAGCCCGAGCCAGACAATTGAAGCTTTGGCAGCAGGGCCGGCGATCAGTGAGTTCACGGCCCGCCAGCTGCGTGTACTGACGGAAACCGAAACGCTCTCTTCGGATGCTCGAGAGATTCTGGACAGTTGCGAAGGAGATCTTGATCGCCTCACAACCCGGCTGTTGGGAATTCACGCTGGCAATGGCAACAGCATTGCCCTGCGAGCGTTTGCCGAGGCGGCTCATGCTCTCGGCTGGGGCATTGCTCAGATGATCACATTGATCGCCCCAGAGAGAGTGGTCATCGGCGGAGGTGTGTCTCTCACGAAACCGCACGTCTTTCTCGAACCACTCGCCAAGTTCACGGAAACATACGTCTTCGGTCAACTGAAAGACTCTTATGACATTGTCCCCGCTGCACTGGGGGAGACTGTTGTCCTGCACGGAGCCTTGGCACTTGCCCAGAATGCCTGA
- a CDS encoding STAS domain-containing protein — MADTAGLSGDSLHEKSSATSANTGSIFDDGDTACPPSKPRQKPAVRNDVLQVYQTGALTVVGFGGQDVPDEVCIASYREQLRKLLEDNTCSVLAFDCSGVKLMPSGMLGLLTTLRKQVDRIELYNPSEDIQQVLRLTNLLPMFEVKSITVAS; from the coding sequence ATGGCAGATACAGCAGGTCTTTCTGGTGATTCACTCCACGAAAAATCATCCGCTACCAGTGCAAACACAGGCAGCATCTTTGATGATGGAGATACTGCCTGTCCCCCATCCAAACCACGTCAAAAACCGGCCGTCCGCAATGACGTCCTCCAGGTTTATCAGACCGGGGCTTTGACTGTGGTGGGTTTTGGCGGGCAGGATGTTCCCGATGAAGTCTGCATTGCTTCCTATCGCGAGCAATTGCGAAAACTACTCGAAGACAACACTTGTTCAGTCCTCGCATTTGACTGCAGTGGCGTCAAATTAATGCCCAGTGGCATGCTCGGCTTGCTCACAACCTTGCGAAAGCAGGTTGACAGGATCGAACTTTATAATCCGAGCGAAGATATCCAGCAGGTCCTCCGATTGACGAATCTCCTTCCCATGTTTGAGGTTAAGTCAATCACCGTCGCTTCCTGA
- the flhB gene encoding flagellar biosynthesis protein FlhB codes for MAEDESGDKTEDPTERRRSEAREQGNVVKSQDLTAAALMLGSAGVLWWHGRNVAEYMARLMRNSLSAAPWTTFDQNDLVSLAWAHLGESGWQVAPLLILLALAAIAINLLQVGFLFSPEVLQPKWERINPLSGIQRLFSITSVARLGANLAKLALLGSVATWFVYDGLHRFAALAHQPLTVVAVVAGSELISLIFWMALAIFVAALADFAFQWWKYEQDLKMSKQEIRDEYKEMDGDPLIRMRRREAHRKLTQGRELQSVKTADVVITNPTEIAIAIKYDVATMPAPIVVAKGAGELAAQIRRLAAENGVPIIERKPVARALYKLTRVGDPIPSDLYAVFAEILAYVYKITGRKPPRNLK; via the coding sequence ATGGCCGAAGATGAATCCGGCGACAAAACCGAAGACCCAACCGAGCGCAGGCGTAGCGAAGCGCGCGAGCAGGGGAACGTTGTCAAAAGCCAGGATCTCACCGCCGCTGCACTGATGCTGGGATCGGCTGGTGTCCTCTGGTGGCATGGTCGGAATGTGGCCGAATACATGGCCCGTTTGATGAGAAACAGCCTTTCCGCTGCTCCCTGGACGACGTTTGACCAGAATGATCTGGTCTCTCTGGCATGGGCGCACCTGGGCGAATCGGGCTGGCAGGTAGCGCCACTACTTATACTGCTGGCTCTGGCTGCGATTGCGATTAATCTCCTGCAAGTCGGATTTTTGTTTTCACCGGAAGTCCTTCAACCCAAATGGGAGAGGATCAATCCGCTTTCGGGAATTCAGCGGTTGTTCTCGATTACTTCTGTTGCGAGGCTGGGTGCCAATCTGGCAAAACTCGCCTTACTGGGCTCTGTGGCGACCTGGTTTGTGTACGATGGGCTACACCGCTTTGCCGCCTTGGCACATCAACCTTTGACAGTTGTCGCGGTGGTGGCAGGCTCAGAACTGATCTCACTCATTTTCTGGATGGCTTTGGCGATTTTCGTCGCTGCTCTCGCTGATTTTGCCTTTCAGTGGTGGAAGTACGAGCAGGATCTGAAGATGAGTAAGCAGGAAATCCGGGATGAATACAAAGAGATGGATGGCGATCCATTGATTCGCATGCGCCGGCGCGAAGCTCATCGCAAATTGACTCAAGGGCGTGAACTTCAGTCGGTCAAGACAGCCGATGTCGTCATCACTAACCCAACAGAAATTGCCATTGCGATCAAATACGACGTCGCCACGATGCCTGCACCGATTGTTGTCGCCAAAGGGGCAGGAGAATTGGCTGCCCAGATTCGAAGGCTGGCAGCAGAGAACGGCGTCCCGATCATTGAGCGAAAACCTGTCGCGCGGGCACTTTACAAACTGACGCGTGTGGGTGACCCCATCCCTTCAGACCTCTATGCTGTCTTCGCAGAAATTCTGGCATACGTTTACAAAATCACCGGTCGAAAGCCTCCTCGAAACCTCAAGTAA